The following nucleotide sequence is from Mesobacillus jeotgali.
GCGAAAGGAGCCAAGCAGTTTGTTGTACAAGATGCATTAGAAATTACATGGTGGTTAGCTGCATCGTACTTGTCATCGTTAACACCCATAACAATTGTGATATCTTCGTCAGAAGCTGGTGCAGAGATGATAACTTTCTTAGCGCCTGCTTCAAGGTGTTTCGCAGCGTCAGCGCGCTTAGTGAAACGTCCAGTTGATTCTACAACTACTTCTACGCCAAGGTCGCCCCAGCCAAGTTGTGCAGGATCTCTTTCAGCTAAAACTTTAACCTTCTGTCCTGCAACTACAAGATAGTCGCCGTCAACTGTTACTTCTTCGTTCAAAGTTCCGTGAACTGTGTCATATTTTAAAAGGTGAGCAAGCATGTTTGCATCAGTTAAATCGTTAACTGCTACTACTTCCACGTTAGGGTTCTTCAATGCTGCGCGGAAAACTACGCGTCCAATTCTTCCAAATCCGTTAATACCAACTTTTACTGCCATGTGTATTTCCTCCTTTGATTCCTATAAAGATGTTGTTTATATTAAGGTGTTACCCTTGTAACAATGTTTTAGCGGCGCCCTCATCCGTGATCAGGATCGTTGAGGAAGGTGCCTGCTTCATATAGGCTCTGATCGCCTTTGCCTTTGATTCTCCGCCGGCAACAGCAATGACATCCCCTACATTTTTGAGATCGTCCATTTGGAGACCGATCGTCAGCACTTTGTGGACGATTTCCCCGGCTTCGTTGAAATAGTAGCCGAAAGCCTCGCCAACTGCATTTCCATTGAGAATCTTATGTAGATCCTCCGGGCTGGTATTGCGACGTTCCGCCATTGTAATAGCGTCTCCAATACCATGTAAAACCATGCTTGCTGATTTAACTAAATTCCAAACCTCATAAATCAGCGGTTCTTTGATGAAGGACTTATATACCTCAGTGCTGACCTGATCGGGTACGTAGAATACCCGGTGCCGCGAATTCGTGTTATCGGCCATGATGGCGCAAATTGTGTTTGCCTGATTCTTGACGTCTTCACCAATCCCGCCTCTTGCCGGCACAAACAGCAGGTCCTTCTCGCCGAAGTCGGGTGTCAACATATCCGCAACAGCCGCCATTGTCGATCCCCCGGTCACAGCAATTATATTTTTGCTTTGAAGAAGATCCTTCATGCAATTGGCTGTAGCGCGCCCCAGCTCACTTTTCACCCAAGGCGACCGGTCGCTGTCCCCCGGGACAACAATCACTTTCCGGATGCCCATGCGCTCCTGAAGCTGACGCTCTAATGTGTTTATACCCATAATGTCCCGCATTACTCTTTCAAGACTTTCCAGTATATCTTTTCCCTCTTGAGTCAGTGTCATTCCTTGACCTGACATCAAGATCAGATTCTGGTCCTTCAAAAACTCCACCTCAGAACGCAAAACCCGTTCGGTCAAGTTCAGGCTGACTGATAGGTTTCTCCTGCCAACTGGCTGCATCACGTTTATGTACTGGAGGATGAGGTATCGTTTTTGCATAACTTGCAATAAATCGGGCAATATTCTTTTTTGAATATCAATGAGCGAAAAGTCCATGTTGATATTCTCCTTT
It contains:
- a CDS encoding sugar-binding transcriptional regulator, which translates into the protein MDFSLIDIQKRILPDLLQVMQKRYLILQYINVMQPVGRRNLSVSLNLTERVLRSEVEFLKDQNLILMSGQGMTLTQEGKDILESLERVMRDIMGINTLERQLQERMGIRKVIVVPGDSDRSPWVKSELGRATANCMKDLLQSKNIIAVTGGSTMAAVADMLTPDFGEKDLLFVPARGGIGEDVKNQANTICAIMADNTNSRHRVFYVPDQVSTEVYKSFIKEPLIYEVWNLVKSASMVLHGIGDAITMAERRNTSPEDLHKILNGNAVGEAFGYYFNEAGEIVHKVLTIGLQMDDLKNVGDVIAVAGGESKAKAIRAYMKQAPSSTILITDEGAAKTLLQG